From Salvia splendens isolate huo1 chromosome 3, SspV2, whole genome shotgun sequence, a single genomic window includes:
- the LOC121794369 gene encoding putative kinase-like protein TMKL1: MAAPNLLPLLSLCILLLLSPANSASDVELLLQKIKPSLQGTSENLLLLTWNTTVPLCQWRGLKWAFTNGSALLCTDLSSPQWTSVSLHKDPFLLLISLQLPSANLSGTLPREIGQLTNLRSLYLSTNALSGPIPLELGYSTSLSDLDLSHNLLKGSLPASVWNLCDRLVSLRLHGNALSGSIPDPALPDATCKNLQFLDFGENVFSGSFPEFVLEFHALKQLDLGDNEFSGPIPEAITGLKLEKLNLSHNNFTGVLPKFGESKFGVEVFEGNNPGLCGPPLRACGGGSSGLSSGAIAGLVIGFMTGTVVLVSLMIGYYQGKRKKSAEEDEEDEFEEEYDEEAGIGGGGGGDGKLVLFQGGEHLSSEDVLNATGQVLEKTSYGTVYKAKLADGGTIALRLLREGSCKDRNSCLPVIKQLGRIRHENLIPLRAFYQGKRGEKLLIYDYLPNKTLHDILHESRVGKPVLSWARRHKIALGIARGLAYLHGLETPITHGNVRSKTVLVDDFFVARLNEFGLDKIMVEAVADEIVALAKSDGYKAPELQKMKKVSSRTDVYAFGIVLLEILLGKKPTKSGRNGEFVDLPSLVKVAVLEETTMEVFDVEILKGIRNPMEEGLVQALKLAMGCCAPVASVRPTMDEVVRQLEENRPRNRSALYSPAETRSGSVTPF, translated from the exons atGGCGGCTCCAAAcctcctccctctcctctctctctgcattcttctccttctctctccagcCAACTCCGCTTCAGACGTCGAGCTGCTCCTTCAGAAGATCAAGCCTTCATTGCAAGGAACCTCAGAGAACTTGCTGCTACTCACATGGAACACCACCGTTCCACTCTGTCAATGGAGAGGCCTCAAATGGGCCTTCACCAATGGCTCCGCGCTCCTCTGCACTGATCTCTCCTCGCCGCAGTGGACCTCCGTTTCTCTCCATAAAGATCCCTTTTTGCTGCTCATCTCACTTCAGCTCCCATCTGCGAATCTTTCCGGCACTCTTCCGAGGGAGATTGGGCAGCTTACCAATCTCCGCAGCCTGTATTTGAGCACCAATGCTTTGTCCGGCCCGATTCCTCTGGAGCTCGGATACAGCACTTCTCTCTCTGATTTGGATTTGAGTCACAATTTGCTCAAGGGTTCGTTGCCAGCTTCTGTTTGGAACCTCTGCGACCGCCTCGTCTCGCTCCGCCTCCACGGTAATGCTCTTTCCGGTTCCATACCTGATCCGGCATTGCCTGATGCTACTTGCAAGAATTTGCAGTTTCTTGATTTTGGAGAAAATGTGTTTTCTGGGAGTTTTCCTGAGTTTGTACTTGAGTTTCATGCGCTAAAGCAGCTCGATCTTGGTGATAATGAGTTTTCTGGTCCCATTCCAGAGGCCATAACCGGATTAAAATTGGAAAAACTGAATCTTTCTCATAATAACTTTACTGGGGTTTTGCCGAAATTTGGTGAATCCAAGTTTGGTGTGGAGGTCTTCGAAGGGAACAATCCGGGCCTTTGCGGGCCGCCTCTCCGGGCCTGCGGTGGCGGCAGCTCTGGATTGAGTTCTGGTGCCATAGCTGGGCTTGTTATTGGTTTTATGACTGGGACAGTGGTGTTGGTCTCATTGATGATTGGGTATTACCAagggaagaggaagaagagtgCGGAGGAAGATGAGGAGGATGAGTTTGAGGAGGAATATGATGAGGAGGCAGGcattggtggtggtggtggtggtgatgggaAACTGGTTTTGTTTCAAGGAGGTGAGCATTTGAGCTCAGAAGATGTTTTGAATGCGACTGGGCAGGTTCTGGAGAAGACTAGTTATGGGACTGTGTATAAGGCGAAGCTAGCTGATGGAGGTACAATTGCGTTGAGGTTATTGAGAGAAGGTTCTTGCAAAGATAGGAACTCATGTTTGCCTGTCATCAAGCAGTTGGGGCGCATTCGACATGAGAATTTGATCCCATTGAGAGCTTTCTATCAAGGGAAGAGAGGAGAGAAGCTTCTCATCTATGACTATCTACCTAACAAGACCTTACATGATATCTTACATG AATCAAGAGTGGGAAAGCCGGTGCTGAGTTGGGCAAGGAGACACAAGATCGCTTTAGGCATTGCAAGAGGACTAGCATATCTCCATGGTCTTGAAACACCAATAACACACGGGAACGTGAGGTCGAAGACTGTTCTCGTAGACGACTTCTTTGTGGCAAGGCTCAACGAGTTTGGACTGGACAAGATAATGGTCGAAGCTGTGGCAGATGAGATAGTAGCTCTTGCTAAATCTGACGGCTACAAAGCACCGGAGCttcagaagatgaagaaagtcAGTTCGAGGACTGATGTTTATGCGTTTGGGATAGTATTGCTGGAGATTCTGTTAGGGAAAAAACCAACAAAATCTGGAAGAAACGGTGAGTTTGTCGACCTGCCTTCGTTGGTGAAGGTGGCCGTCCTGGAGGAAACAACAATGGAGGTCTTTGATGTGGAGATTTTGAAAGGTATAAGAAATCCCATGGAAGAAGGGCTAGTTCAGGCACTGAAGCTTGCAATGGGATGCTGCGCCCCGGTGGCATCAGTTAGGCCTACGATGGACGAGGTTGTGAGGCAGTTGGAGGAGAATAGGCCAAGGAATAGGTCTGCTTTGTATAGCCCAGCTGAAACTAGGAGTGGAAGTGTTACTCCCTTTTGA
- the LOC121793365 gene encoding uncharacterized protein LOC121793365 yields the protein MASMDMVLLHKTSPKFCKNQISSLKTSQFLSSNSLLVLKKNQIRLPSVHIKHLKNHRLPVISAAQSNLFKAILTIWKVGKDGVEAGASFVPDAVPRPLARISVTAVAVSLVLFVLKSFISTAVFALAVMGLCYFTFIALNKDEAPKGGGGETTSVDDSLEEARKIMDKYK from the exons ATGGCTTCCATGGATATGGTGTTGTTACACAAGACCTCGCCTAAATTCTGCAAAAATCAGATTTCTTCTCTCAAAACCTCCCAATTTCTTTCCTCGAATTCGCTTTTAGTGCTGAAGAAGAATCAAATCCGACTTCCGTCCGTACACATCAAGCACCTCAAGAATCACAGACTTCCAGTTATATCTGCTGCGCAATCCAATTTGTTCAAAG CCATTCTAACCATATGGAAGGTTGGGAAGGATGGTGTTGAAGCAGGAGCTAGCTTTGTGCCA GATGCTGTTCCAAGACCATTAGCAAGGATTTCGGTAACAGCTGTTGCTGTCTCGTTGGTACTCTTTGTACTGAAGTCGTTCATCTCTACAGCCGTTTTTGCTCTG GCTGTGATGGGGCTGTGTTATTTTACATTTATAGCCTTGAACAAAGATGAAGCCCCAAAAGGAGGTGGAGGAGAAACCACCTCTGTAGACGACAGTCTTGAAGAAGCCAGGAAAATTATGgataaatacaaataa
- the LOC121795546 gene encoding LRR receptor-like serine/threonine-protein kinase RGI2 has translation MPMPRQFLNATPFHLHRCFFFFLFLLAQHSLASEVSVLFSWITSSSSSSSPPPSAFSNWNPSHPNPCNWSFITCSSQYFVTQINIQSLHLALPFPSNLSSLSFLETLTITGANLTGTIPSDVGGCASLRNIDVSFNALVGEIPSTIASLTNLEELTLNSNQLTGPIPPQIGGCMKLKTLTLFDNRLSGSIPAEIGMLSELVALRAGGNQDIDGEIPAEIGNCRNLEILGLADTKISGGIPRTIGRLQKLQTLSIYTTMLSGEIPAEIGNCTELVDVFLYENSLSGSIPPEIGNLQKLENLMVWQNTLAGSIPYQIGSCKSLRVLDISLNYISGTIPESIGNLTYLEEVMLSSNNISGSIPAVLSSATRLVQFQIDSNQISGSIPPELGLLNHLQIFLAWGNKLAGSIPEALSGCESLQSLDLSRNSLTGSLPTGIFRIANLTKLLLIYNDISGAIPPEIGACTSLVRLRLVGNKIGGEIPKEIGSLTSLTFLDLSDCRLSGSIPPEIGNCKELQMLNLARNSITGNLPTSLSSLTELEVLDVSANKLDGAIPDILGQLSSLNRLSLGSNGLSGNIPSSLGRCSRLQLLDLSRNLLTGSMPVEIFTIEALEIELNLSWNLLSGEIPTQIAALNKLSVLDLSHNELQGELKSLSGLVNLVSLNVSFNKFSGYLPDNKVFRQLSAEELAGNPGLCSHGHDSCFLTSGPGMGIPGQRRPWKLRMAIALLVIVTVALAVVGVLAFLKVRRMSKAESDSELGEGELWSWSWKFTPFQKLNFSVDQILRCLVEANAIGKGCSGIVYKAELDNGEVVAVKKLWPVMVQAGLNRGVRDSFSTEVRTLGSIRHKNIVKFLGCCWNQKTRLLMYEYMPNGSLGSLVHENNGGFLEWEMRYRILLGAAQGVAYLHHDCAPPIVHRDIKANNILIGLDFQPYIADFGLAKLVDDGDFARSSNTIAGSYGYIAPEYGFSMKISEKSDVYSFGVVMLEVLTGKQPIDPTIPDGIHIVDWVKQKRGVEEEVLDPGLRLRPQPEIQEMMQSLGVAMLCVQPSPHERPTMKDVAAMLKEIRQEREENMKNEAGKGGSQVSDGGGK, from the exons ATGCCGATGCCGAGGCAATTCTTGAACGCCACCCCATTTCACCTCCACCGCTgctttttcttcttcctcttcttacTCGCACAACATTCCCTTGCTTCCGAAGTTTCTGTTTTATTCTCTTGGattacttcttcttcttcttcttcttcaccgcCACCTTCTGCATTCTCCAATTGGAATCCCTCACACCCTAATCCTTGTAATTGGTCcttcatcacatgctcttcTCAATACTTTGTCACGCAAATAAACATACAATCCCTTCACCTCGCTCTCCCCTTCCCCTCCAATCTCTCCTCCCTCTCCTTTCTCGAAACCCTAACAATCACTGGCGCCAACCTCACTGGAACCATCCCCTCCGACGTCGGGGGCTGCGCCTCCCTCAGGAATATCGATGTCAGCTTCAACGCCCTCGTCGGGGAAATCCCCTCCACCATCGCCAGCCTCACGAATCTCGAGGAGCTCACCCTCAATTCCAACCAACTCACCGGACCAATCCCGCCCCAAATCGGTGGCTGCATGAAGCTCAAGACCCTTACCTTGTTCGACAACAGGCTGAGCGGAAGCATCCCTGCCGAGATCGGAATGCTGTCGGAGCTGGTAGCTCTCCGCGCCGGCGGAAACCAAGATATCGACGGAGAGATTCCCGCCGAAATCGGGAACTGCCGTAATCTCGAGATTCTTGGGCTCGCCGATACGAAGATTTCCGGCGGGATTCCTCGCACCATCGGAAGGCTCCAGAAGCTCCAAACCCTGTCGATTTATACCACGATGCTATCCGGCGAGATTCCGGCGGAGATCGGAAACTGCACGGAGCTCGTGGATGTGTTCTTGTATGAGAACAGTCTGTCTGGGTCGATTCCGCCAGAGATAGGAAATCTGCAGAAGCTGGAGAATTTAATGGTGTGGCAGAACACTTTGGCGGGCTCAATTCCCTATCAAATTGGGAGCTGCAAGAGTTTGAGAGTCCTTGATATTTCCCTGAACTACATATCTGGCACCATTCCGGAATCAATTGGGAATCTAACCTATCTCGAAGAAGTGATGCTCAGCAGCAACAACATCTCCGGTTCCATCCCTGCGGTTCTCTCCAGTGCGACCAGGCTGGTCCAGTTCCAAATCGACAGCAATCAGATTTCCGGCTCGATTCCGCCGGAGCTTGGACTGTTGAACCACCTGCAGATCTTCTTAGCCTGGGGCAACAAGCTGGCGGGAAGCATCCCGGAGGCGCTCTCCGGCTGTGAGAGCCTCCAGTCGCTCGATTTGTCTCGCAATTCGCTCACCGGCAGCCTTCCCACCGGCATCTTCCGCATCGCCAATCTCACCAAGCTTCTCCTCATCTACAACGACATCTCCGGCGCTATTCCGCCGGAGATCGGAGCCTGCACCTCTCTGGTGCGGCTGAGATTGGTCGGGAACAAGATCGGTGGAGAAATCCCTAAAGAAATCGGCTCCCTCACTAGCCTCACCTTCCTCGATCTCTCCGATTGCCGCTTGAGCGGTTCAATTCCCCCAGAAATCGGAAACTGCAAGGAGCTGCAGATGCTGAATTTGGCGCGAAATTCGATCACGGGAAACCTTCCGACCTCTCTATCTTCGCTCACCGAGCTAGAGGTGCTGGACGTGTCGGCGAACAAGCTCGACGGCGCCATTCCTGATATTTTGGGGCAACTCTCATCTCTCAACAGGCTCTCCTTAGGAAGCAACGGTTTATCCGGGAACATTCCGTCCAGCCTCGGCCGTTGCTCGCGGCTTCAGCTGCTCGATTTGAGCAGGAATTTGTTGACAGGGAGCATGCCGGTGGAGATATTTACCATCGAGGCGCTTGAAATCGAGCTGAATTTGAGCTGGAATTTGCTGAGCGGGGAAATTCCAACTCAGATTGCGGCATTGAACAAGCTCTCCGTCTTGGATCTTTCACACAACGAACTTCAGGGAGAGTTGAAGTCTCTTTCAGGATTGGTGAACCTCGTGTCGTTGAACGTCTCCTTCAACAAATTCTCGGGCTACTTGCCTGACAACAAGGTTTTCAGGCAGCTCTCCGCGGAAGAGCTGGCTGGGAACCCGGGATTGTGTTCCCATGGCCACGACTCCTGTTTCCTGACCTCTGGCCCGGGAATGGGGATTCCCGGGCAGAGGCGGCCGTGGAAGCTGAGAATGGCCATCGCATTGCTCGTGATCGTGACTGTGGCGCTGGCAGTTGTGGGCGTGCTAGCCTTTCTCAAAGTGCGGAGAATGAGCAAAGCAGAATCGGATTCGGAGTTGGGAGAGGGAGAGTtgtggtcgtggtcgtggaaATTCACCCCCTTTCAGAAGCTGAATTTCTCAGTGGATCAGATCCTCAGGTGTCTCGTCGAGGCCAATGCCATCGGGAAGGGGTGCTCGGGAATCGTCTACAAGGCAGAACTCGACAACGGTGAAGTGGTGGCGGTGAAGAAGCTGTGGCCTGTGATGGTGCAGGCCGGTTTGAACAGGGGAGTTCGCGATTCGTTCTCGACTGAAGTGAGGACGCTGGGATCGATCCGGCACAAGAACATAGTGAAGTTTTTAGGGTGCTGTTGGAATCAGAAGACGAGGCTGCTGATGTATGAGTATATGCCCAATGGAAGCCTGGGAAGCCTTGTGCATGAGAATAATGGAGGCTTCTTGGAGTGGGAGATGAGGTACCGGATTCTGCTGGGCGCGGCTCAGGGCGTCGCGTATCTGCACCATGACTGTGCCCCGCCTATCGTGCACCGGGACATCAAGGCCAACAACATTTTGATCGGCCTGGATTTCCAGCCTTACATTGCTGATTTCGGCCTGGCTAAGCTCGTTGATGATGGAGACTTCGCCCGTTCCTCGAATACTATTGCTGGCTCATATGGCTATATTGCTCCTG AGTATGGATTCAGTATGAAGATCAGTGAGAAGAGCGATGTTTATAGTTTTGGAGTAGTTATGTTGGAAGTCCTCACTGGGAAACAGCCCATCGACCCGACCATACCCGATGGGATTCACATTGTGGactgggtgaagcagaagagagGCGTGGAGGAGGAAGTTCTAGACCCGGGGCTGCGCCTGAGGCCACAACCGGAGATTCAAGAAATGATGCAGAGCTTAGGAGTGGCAATGCTGTGTGTGCAGCCGTCACCTCATGAGCGGCCAACGATGAAGGATGTGGCGGCGATGCTCAAGGAAATACGacaagagagagaggagaacaTGAAAAATGAGGCTGGGAAAGGGGGATCACAAGTTAGTGATGGTGGTGGAAAATAA
- the LOC121793975 gene encoding glycine-rich protein 5-like gives MAKSSWAVALMAVAALAVAAHEAAAARVMPAAGLADQKNYLSYGGIGSFSGVGDNGMPFGGVGGGVGANGIPGIPGGVGAGGIIGTTPNGGLAGVGGVIPGGVTSFGGNGAGFPGVGGGFPTVGGGGFPAVGGGGLPGVGGAFPSP, from the coding sequence atggcGAAATCATCATGGGCTGTTGCTTTGATGGCTGTGGCTGCTCTAGCTGTAGCAGCTCACGAGGCTGCAGCTGCTAGGGTTATGCCCGCAGCAGGCCTCGCCGACCAGAAGAACTACCTCAGCTACGGCGGAATCGGCAGCTTCAGCGGCGTCGGCGACAACGGCATGCCTTTTGGCGGAGTCGGCGGCGGGGTCGGCGCCAACGGCATACCGGGCATACCCGGCGGCGTTGGTGCGGGCGGCATTATCGGCACCACGCCTAACGGTGGCCTTGCTGGAGTCGGCGGTGTTATCCCTGGCGGCGTCACCAGCTTCGGAGGCAACGGTGCTGGCTTCCCTGGCGTTGGCGGCGGCTTCCCTACCGTTGGTGGCGGCGGCTTCCCTGCCGTTGGTGGTGGTGGACTCCCTGGAGTTGGTGGCGCATTCCCTTCCCCTTGa
- the LOC121794376 gene encoding 26S proteasome regulatory subunit 4 homolog A-like has translation MGQGTPGGLNRQLPGDRKNDGDKKEKKFEPAAPPARVGRKQRKQKGPEAAARIPAVTPLTKCKLRLLKLDRIKDYLLMEEEFVANQERLKPQEEKTEEDRSKVDDLRGTPMSVGNLEELIDESHAIVSSSVGPEYYVSILSFVDKDQLEPGCAILMHNKVLSVVGLLQDDVDPMVSVMKVEKAPLESYADIGGLDAQIQEIKEAVELPLTHPELYEDIGIKPPKGVILYGEPGTGKTLLAKAVANSTSATFLRVVGSELIQKYLGDGPKLVRELFRVADDLSPSIVFIDEIDAVGTKRYDAHSGGEREIQRTMLELLNQLDGFDSRGDVKVILATNKIESLDPALLRPGRIDRKIEFPLPDIKTRRRIFQIHTSRMTLSDDVNLEEFVMTKDEFSGADIKAICTEAGLLALRERRMKVTHADFKKAKDKVMFKKKEGVPEGLYM, from the exons ATGGGTCAGGGTACTCCTGGAGGCCTCAATCGCCAGCTCCCAGGCGACCGCAAGAACGACGGCGACAAGAAGGAGAAGAAATTCGAGCCGGCTGCCCCGCCGGCTCGCGTTGGTCGCAAGCAGCGCAAGCAGAAGGGCCCAGAGGCGGCTGCACGGATTCCCGCGGTGACGCCTCTGACCAAGTGCAAGCTTCGGCTACTCAAGCTGGATAGAATCAAGGACTATCTGCTGATGGAGGAGGAGTTCGTCGCCAATCAGGAGCGGCTAAAGCCACAGGAGGAGAAGACGGAGGAGGATCGCTCCAAAGTTGACGACCTGCGGGGCACCCCAATGAGCGTTGGGAATTTGGAGGAGCTGATTGATGAGAGCCACGCCATCGTCTCGTCATCGGTCGGACCGGAGTATTATGTCAGTATATTGTCGTTCGTCGATAAGGATCAGCTGGAGCCCGGATGCGCCATTCTGATGCACAATAAG GTTCTTTCTGTTGTTGGACTTCTTCAAGATGATGTGGACCCCATGGTATCTGTAATGAAGGTCGAGAAGGCTCCTTTGGAGTCATATGCTGATATTGGTGGGCTTGATGCCCAGATCCAGGAGATCAAAGAGGCAGTTGAGCTTCCATTAACACACCCTGAATTATATGAAGATATTGGTATTAAACCTCCAAAAGGTGTTATACTCTACGGAGAGCCTGGAACTGGGAAAACATTACTTGCAAAG GCTGTCGCGAACTCTACTTCTGCAACTTTCTTGCGTGTTGTTGgaagtgaattaattcaaaagtACCTGGGAGATGGCCCTAAGTTGGTGAGAGAACTCTTTAGAGTTGCTGATGACCTCTCACCGTCGATTGTGTtcattgatgaaattgatgctGTTGGTACAAAAAG GTATGATGCCCACTCAGGTGGTGAACGTGAAATTCAGAGGACTATGTTGGAATTGCTGAATCAGTTAGATGGTTTTGATTCAAGAGGAGATGTGAAAGTGATTCTGGCGacaaataaaattgaaagtcTTGACCCTGCCTTGCTTAGGCCAGGTAGAATAGATCGAAAGATTGAATTCCCCTTACCAGATATCAAGACAAGAAGGCGGATTTTCCAG ATTCACACATCAAGGATGACATTATCTGATGATGTGAACCTGGAAGAGTTTGTTATGACAAAAGATGAGTTTTCTGGAGCTGATATCAAGGCCATATGCACAGAAGCTGGTTTACTTGCTTTGAGAGAACGTCGCATGAAG GTGACACATGCAGATTTCAAGAAGGCGAAGGACAAGGTGATGTTTAAGAAGAAAGAGGGCGTTCCTGAGGGGCTGTATATGTGA